The Silene latifolia isolate original U9 population chromosome X, ASM4854445v1, whole genome shotgun sequence genome contains the following window.
AACAAGGTAGAGAGCTATGGAGGCGAAACTTGTTCAAAGCATTCAACCTTGTTCATGGATGAATTCACAAAAAATGATTACCAAACCTAATGGGTTTATCCGGGTACCCCATAAAAGTAAGGAAATGGAAGGATTTAATTTGTGTTTTAGTTTACAAACAAACAAGAGAACTTCACCTCATCATCGACAGTTGGCGGTTAAAGTTTCGAGTTTGTCCAAGAATTCACAAGGTATACCTGTTCAGTGTGATCACCAATTGTttttttagggttatttcatTGATGAAGCATGATGATCTTGAATTCGTTTCCTGCCAAGTTAACGAGACTTGGTTCCAAGTATCCTACATGGGTTTGTGTCATAGTGTCCGACTTGGCTATCTTATGAATATTCCCGCGATTTTGGCTTACTATGGAATGTCTAATTGCCATACCCATGTTTCATCTCTGATTGTTATACACGAATGCACAAGGTAATATAAGAGGCATAGTGACATAGGTAAAGGAAACCATTTTTGTCTGCTCACTTTCTACCCCTACTAGAAAGGAGTTACAGTGTGGAACTTTTCTGTTTGCTTTGGTCGTTGGTTCTTTgtctattactattactattcaTACTTGGACTTTGCTTGTTCTTGTTAAGGTCCTGTTGTTGAATCTGGAGGCGTCCCTGCAGCTCTAGATGAGTCCTTGGTTTTGAAGGTAAGATTGGTTTTCTCTAATATGATTGTATTCTTGATCTTGCTCAGCTCTCTCTCTTTGTATTAATTGGGTGTTTGTAGGTTTGTGAATTTGAAGTGTCAATATGTCTCTAGTTCTTAATTTGGTCTTATATAGTTAACACATTTGGAGTGAATTCAACTTAACCTGTATTTCAAAATAAGTCTTTACAGATTGCGCCGTATTTAAATGGACGCTGCATTTATCTTGTTGGTTAGTTCATCATCTTTATCCTGGCCTTAGTTTGTCTATTTTGGTTTTGCATGTTCATCATTGCGTATGCATGCAGGCATGATGGGATCTGGAAAAACAACTATTGGCAAGCTTTTGGCTGAAGTACTTGACTATTCGTTCTTTGATAGGTTTGGCTCTTATATCAGTTTAATGGTGTTATGAATCTCCTATAAATCTTTAAATGAAACCTGATAATATCACTAGCGTAGTAGCATGTAGCAGAAATTTGTGTATATTTATATGAAACCTTGTTAGAGTTTACAAAACGACCTTTTATGCGGTTGTTTCTGTATGGCGACATAAACTTTTGTCTCCATAAATTTCTGTGTTTAGTGACTCTCTGGTGGAGACACTTGAGGGAATGTCTGTAGCAGAAATGTTCAACCAACATGGAGAAGGCTTCTTTAGAGAGAAAGAGGTGAATTCATGTTTTTTATGTAATGATGTACGCAATGCTTTTAGCTTATATGCTCCCTCAATGTTGTGTGATTGTGTCTCATCCAGTAGTCTAGCTTTGCTTTTGATTAGGCTTTTATGTAAGTGCATGCAAGTGAGCTAGAGAGTCTCACGCTCATTCTCCACTAAGCAACGCAGGCCTAAAAAGGAAACATTTCCTGGGACATACTAAAATGGATGAGTACTGGACTATTGGCTGGGACTTTGGGAGTGAGAATAAATTCTGTAAATTCATTGCATTGGTGGAACTATGCAGGAACGATTTCAAATGTATATGTGATCTTACCCTGGATATTATAAAGTTCTAAGCTTATAGAAATTTGACACCTGAGACACTAATGAATTTCAAAGCTGCAGTACGTTCCATGATCTGTATACTGGGATGTTGATGAGTGTTATATGAAAGGAAATTTTTGGTGTCAAGAACTTATGGCAGCGGGCAGAAGTATTATTGTATGAGTAATCAAAATCTATTGCTCTCTTAGGCCTTAGCTCACTTGATTCACCACAACTTCCTTTCCGGGCTTTTGAAAGTTCTTCTGTGCATTTCTATTTTAGGTCAGAaataggcaaaaaaaaaaaaaacagtatcAGATATGTGTGGGCCTCAACTCCCTCTTACATGTTTTCATTTCCTTAGTCTCGTGCTAGAAGCAACTGTAGTGAAATTAAGTGAACTGAGTATCAGATGATGGATTTTACTTGCTAGAGATGCTTAATAGTGTTGCTAGATCCTGTGGTAATTGGGTCTCGCGCTCTGCCTTTTCAAGTGTTGGAAACCAGATCATGTCTTTAGATTTATGTCAATCACACTTTTACTATGTAGACTAAGGTGCTGGAGGAGGTGTCTACTAAACATCATCTAGTCATTTCTACTGGCGGTGGCGCAGTTATTCGGCCGATTAATTGGTATCTCCTTGAGTCTGTACTTAACTATAGGCTTGTCTCGTTAAATTTAAGAAGTTAATTAATTCTATTTTGTTTCTTATGCTTTATCAACCAGGAGACATATGCAAAGCGGTGTTAGTGTTTGGCTGGATGTACCAATCGATTGCTTAGCACGGAGGATTTCTGCAGTTGGGACTGGCACTCGGCCTTTGTTGCATGGTGAAGGAGGGGATGCGTACACCAAGGTTTGGCGCATTCCTTTCACATTTGGTGTCTATTCTAATACTACCCCTCACCCCTTTTATATTCTCCCATTTGGTGTCGGTGGTGGTTAGCTGACTTTGATCATCAATTTGTCAAAACATGTAATATACAATGAACAATTTACCAGTTTTGATTATCAAAACTACAGGTTATATATTTTTCATCTTTGAATGGTTCAAAATATTGCATACTGTGATGAAAATATAAGTCAAGAGagaaaaaaataaatgaaaaaattcaAGTTGCTTGTTTAAACGTTTTTTTTCTACGTGCAGGCGCATACTCGTTTGTCCGAGCTTTTTGAAAAGAGACACAAAGCATATGCAAATGCTAATGCCCGAGTTTCTTTGGAACGTATGACACTTCCCCTGACACCCTCACAAACTGGCATTAATTTTCCGTAATCAACAACAACACACGCCTCTATTTATGCAATAACTACAGTTACCTAATTTCAGTTCTTATCCTGTGTAGATATCGCCGGAAAACTAGGCAAGGTAGATGTAGATAATCTGAGCCCCAGTGTAATCACGATTGAGGTAAGCTATCTCTTCATATTTTTAGAGATGCCTTCTTGTTGTTCGAATGCTTTTCAATTGATGATGTACTTATTATCTGGTTTTCAGGTGCTTGAACAAATCGAAAGGTTTCTTAGGGAGAATAACCCTGCAATCTAAGGCCTATTACCGCATCTGTTTTCATTGTCCAGTgttagattttttattttttttttgaagttggTTCCTGGTGATATAATTTGACATGGCTTTAGGCCATTTTACATTTGGATCCTATAGATAACTGTACAATTTTGTATCCTGTATGATTTTACATACTTGAAAAAAACTTTGTATGTAGATTATATATTTTTCTTATGGTCCTCTCGATTTAGCCACGCAATAATCCTGGATGGAACCCCTTGCGTGTTGATTAAGTGAGTCTCAAGTTTGAGCAGAAGCACAAGCACTGGGTATGTAGCTGCATTCAAACAAGCTCGGATGGGAAATAAGGGATTACTTATACAGCTTTGTCATTTACCTGAAAATATTGTATTATGGGAGTATGAGATGCTATGTCATTTACCTGTAGCATTCTTGAGTTCTTAATGGCAGAATAAATCATGGGACGAATCATTGatagcgttttttttttttttttttttcattttcaagtcGGAGTGAATCATCTATTCTTTTGTGTGTTCATTCTCTTGATTTTTGCTTCTAGTTGCAAAAGTAACAATGgtgccattttttttttttttttttttttttttttgacagcaatgGTGCCAATTTATGTCAAGTAGCAATCTCAAAATGAAAGTAAAAAGAAAAAGGACGTGGCGTTATTAGGTgacccaaattttcatataaaatGATTGTATGAACGACATTGGGATATTATCgtaagataaaattattgttgttGATAATTCTTTGTGATTTGGTTAATAGAGTTGTAGAAGTATCGGAAAATCCTACTATTAATGTTCTATTCGCATGAAATAAATTTATTTATCCAAATTCATGTGAAGTATAAAAACTACTTTGTAAGTTTGCAACCTAACAatctactccctctgtcccggtcatttgttgtccttttctataTTTGGGTATACCATTTTgttttctttctattttaagaattaaGCATTGAAagaatttgatcattctcattcaatttgttccactcaTCGTTTTTTATTTATTCGCCTTTTCCTCATTCCTGGCTTCGCGCTAAAACGAAAATGACAACAATCGATTAACCGGAGTGAGACAATTTTGCAATTTCTGTGATTTTAAgtggtaaacaaatgacccaatCGAAATAGTCCCATTGCAttagttgattttttttttttttttttttttttataaggatCTAATCTTTTAATCATTAACTTATTATTATGAGACCATCTTATCAAACATTTATGGTAGAGGTAGTTAAAGTAAAAGACCCAGAGAGAAAAGGAGTGGTTGGCGCGAGAAAGAACCTTATCTGACAGACAGACAGGTAGTTGGAAGCTTGAAGGAAGGGATGTCAATGGCGTTTGCATTTCATGGTACCACTTTACGTAGATTTGATATCACCATTAACAGATTCAGCATCACTTCTTCTACTTGTTCGACCAATCCTCTTTCCAAAAGAAGACTGACATTCATAAGGTGCTCCTCTGCTGCTCTTCCTGCTGTTGATTTCAGGCCTCTTCAAACCGCTCTCGATAAGGTTTTATTCTCCTCCCTTTTGTTTCTTTCGATGAATAAAACAAAATGACTCGCTAAAATTAGTTTGTATTATTGTTATATGAATTGTATGTGAAGGGAGCCTTTGACACGCTCAGgtaatgttgatgatgatgatgatgatgatgatgatgatgatgctcTTTTCATCTTGAGAGAAATCTTTCTACTTTTTAAGTAGATTATTTATCATTTTCCGGATTAAAAACTCGCTGTGAAATCGCAATATTTATAGAGGAACATCTATCTTATCTATCCAAGTTTTTACCTTAATGAATAATTTCGACCAATTATTATTTGCAGAAAGACAGTGATGCTGTCAAGGAAGCACTTGATCAGCTAAGTGAAGTAGGTTGGGCTAAAAGATGGAGTTGTCAGCCTTACGTTTCTCGTCGCAGTGTAAGCCTAGCTTCATTGTTAGTTGTTACCCTAAAAGCATTTTAAGGAAGAGGGGTTAAAATGCAATCATCTTCATTTTGCAGACATCCCTTGGGGAGCTGACAACTCTTGGAATAAAGAATGCTGAAAATCTTGCAATCCCTAGTGTCAGAAATGATGTAAGTTCTGAGATCACGCAGTTTATAAACACTGAAACTACCTTAAGAATTGCATCGACCAAGTGTTACGTCAATAAGACGATGctggaaacagcctctttgtgttgctaacacaagggtaaggctgcgtacatccgacccccccttatcccgcaatttgcgggagccattttggcactggggtaatgttgttgttgttgttgaaggtCTGAAAGAATGTCCGATAGGGTCTTTAAGAAATGTCGCTCAAGGATGTCATCAACATGATAATTTTCAGTTATGCAGGCAGCATTTCTAACTACAGTGGTGGGTGTAGCAGGAGCGTTGGCTGTTCTTGCTGGCCAGCTTCCAGGGGTAAATAGTAAATACCATCTTATTGTTCTATGTGAAGTGTTGTTACATTTTAGCCATGTGAAATGTcaccttgttgttgttgttgttgttgttgttgttgttgtaggactGGGGCTTCTTCGTACCTTACCTTATTGGAAGCATCCCTTTACTGGTTTTGGGCATAGGGAGCGTTTCACCTGGGTAAGAAGCACCTTTTCTTTTTACTAGTCAGCTTCTCTGCAAGCTTAGTAACATGGTCTGTTCTTTCAGGCTTCTTCAGGCGATCATTGGTAGGTTCTCAGCCGTGTTTCCTGATTATCAAGAGAGGTTAGCCAGACATGAAGCTGCACACTTTTTAGGTACCATCTTTGTATGATAAACTCGTTTTGACACTTGGGACTCGTGCCTGTATTAATCAAATACAACAATTATTTGTTGCTCGCAGTCGGCTATTTGCTTGGGCTTCCTATattgggctattcactggacatTGGCAAAGAACATGTTAATCTAGTGAATGACAAACTGGAGAAGCTTATATACAGCGGGAAGCTTGATGCCAAGGAACTAGATAGATTGGCTGTAGTAACCATGGCTGGGTTAGCAGCTGAAGGGCTAACCTACGAGAAGGTGATCGGTCAATCTGCAGATCTTTTCACCCTTCAGGTCTGTAAATCCGCAATTAAGTTTGTGTTATATGAGACCAACCCATTAACCACATAAATCCGGACTAGTCTCAAACAAGAACTCCAACTCTCAGGTCTGACCACAAAAGCTTATATGAAACAGTTTCACATGTGGAAACCAAACAAATACTTGAGAGTACTTGAGCATCTTGTTTGATCTCGTATATGGGACACACCGACTTATGAATGGGAGGCATTAGGGTTGTGATAGTAAATCGTAACACTTGGTTTTCCTGTCTATCAGAGATTCATAAATAGGAGTAACCCACAAATCAGCAAGGCACAACAACAGAATCTCACTAGATGGGCTGTAAGTTTAATCTATTCTCACTCGCCCTGTCTCTCACTTAAGTCGCGTCTAATCTAACTTCCTGAGAATGTTTTTCAGGTTTTATTAGCAGCATCGCTCTTAAAAAACAACAAAGGAGTCCACGAAGCTCTCATGGATGCAATGTCGAAGAAGGCTTCTCCACTCGAGTGCATCAAAGCTATTGAAATGGCCTCCTAGTTTCCCAGATCAAGAGCAGGTGAACCTGAATATGGGACAATTCTAGTTTACCATACTACACGAATTCGAGATTGTAGTTTATAATGGTAGTGACAAAgttcgaaaaaagtgttattaaAATTTACACACAATCAACCCACTCCCCCTGTTGGGAGTTCATGTAAGCAACAAGTAGTTCACCATATTCTTTGTATGATTAACTTCAATCTTTTGGTGAAATCTGAGTGAATATATGTAATCATGTTTTATGTATGTGACAATTTTATGCCATTAAAACTTCACGTTGACAGAAATATATGTATATACAAAATAGAAAGATACAATGTTTTAGTGAACTTATATTCTTACAAAGAAAATACTAAGCTCAGGAACATTATTTCCATCAGGACATATCATATACAAGGTCTCGGAATCTCTTGAGCCGACTACATGTTCAAAATGGGCACGGACATAAGGCAACTCGTCCTCAGGATCCTCTCCCTCTGAGAATTCTGACGCTGGCAAAACTCCGATGCCCATAGTTATGACCTTAAGCAGCTCCATAACGTTTAAATCAACCTCATTAGCCTCCCTCTTGACCGCATACCCAAATTTCTTACCGTTGCAAAACATGGTCCATAACGGCTCATCTAACAATATCGATTTGTCCTTTTCCGGTCTTTTTTCACATTCAAGGGCAATTCTCACCATTCCTAGACTCATTTCCTTTTGTAACGTATTTGTTTGAATTGGTAGCTCCAACACCAATGTTGGTAAACTCTTTGTAGTTTCTTGTAAGGAAAAGTTCACCTTACCCTTCTTATATCCAAACATTGTACCGGTAACTCGATTACCCGATGAGCTGCTCCGCGTGGGTAACCCGCCTGGGAAATGGCATGGTTTAGGGGTAATTATAGGAAATGATCGGATTACCGACCGTAAAACACGAATTGCCTTAGGTTTTTTGTGTGGCTCTTTATTTTTCTTAGGAGAAGGTGGGACTAAGGACGAGTTGATTCGACTCGCTACAGGTGATGATGTCGATGTCGAAGGTGACTTGGTTAATTTTTTGGACGTGTTGATTTTTAATTTATCGAGTTTATTATTATTACCCATTGATGAAGAAACAAATGGGTTTTTCGTCGCGAAAATGCagcaattttttaaaaaaatttgaaatAATTGCATAAGCAATTACAATGATGAATATTTAGAtgatttttgtagttatttattgcTTGAAGAATTAATTATGGGAGTATTTGTTTTTTGTCAAGCATGGAATAATGAAGGTTTTATTTTGAAAAGGGTTTTGTGAAATTTCTGTAACAAATGTTGTGGTGTTATTAGTTGTATTATGAAAATAATTTTGCTGTTTTTCCCACAATTTTGAAGATTTTTACCTGTTTGATTTTTCTGGTAATTTTTGTTGTGGGTAATTCTGGGTTTACATTCTGTTAATAATATTGACACCAATGAGGAATAGCATCTCTGAGTTGTACTCAGAATTAAATCACTAGCCCTGCTGTTAGAAATGACAACTTTTCTTTAGCTATAAATGgataaactaaaacaaaaaaaatgtatGCAaatatgagaatttgtgttcattTCTCCCTACAATAAAATTTTTTCTTTTGTTAAAACGGAAACAAAGAATCACATTTTATTAAATCAGATAATATATGTGGACACTAGACTTCTCTCGGACCCTCTTCCTCCCAAACTCCATCGCCAAAATAGCGTTTGAGAAACTTGGTTTTTATTTCGACTCACATGAGATGAGACTATATACAAGCCAGAAAGCTAATACGGCGTATATATTGAAAGAAGACGAATGTAAACGATTTTGTAGGATTTGTACATAGTAGTATAACATGCTAGTTTCACATTATATCAAACAAGATGGCCTTTCAAAACAAAACTGTAGAAATCAATCGAGTATTTCATAACAGCACTGCATTAAGGATTAATCCTCAGTAACTAAAATTTACAAAGCTGCTACAGAATACTGAGCTTAGGACTTTACAAATCAGTCATCTAAGAAGAAAGACCAGATCAAATGATTAAAAAGACCAAAAATCAACCTATATAGTCCAGCTACACACAGTATCTTACCATAAATACAGGTTATCAGATTTCAGAGATTACACAACTTACGGCATGATCTCCAAAATTTCACAATTCCATGAATGGCGACTGAATCATCACTCCGTCTCACTGTATTGTGCATCAGTGAATGCAGAGTTGTAATCATATAATGCTTAGGGTTTGGGTAAATTCCTATTTGGTTCCTTGAGGTTTGAATAATTCCATTTTAGATGCGAGGCATTTCTCAATCGGGTGACATGATGTACACAATTTGTCTCACTTTGGTGGTCTAAGGTTTTAAATGAATAAAATTTCATCTAAATTAATGACATTTCTAAGCATAATAACATTAAAAGTAAATATATAGTGATTTTTCACCTAATATTCAAAGAAAAGACTTGATTATGCTTTAAAATATTTGTTATTTGGATGAAATTTTTGGTGATGTTACACTTCCGGTTATACCAAAGTGGGAAATAATTCAAACCTTATGTCGCCAAAGTGGAATCAGCCAAACCACAGGGTACCGAAAAGGAATCAGCTCAAACGCCAAGGCACCGAAGTAGATATTTTCCCAAAGAAAGACGAGATGTAGTAGTATCAATGTTGGTGGTCATGTTCTTTATCAGGAGTATTTGGAGATTTCGAGCCTAAACCTAAACACTTGAGGAAAGCTTGTTTAGCAAGATCAAAGTAGGTACATGGGTGATGGACTCGTTCATCATTAAGAGCTGACGCTAAAGACTTCCCAGCAGAGCCATCCCTTTCTGCATTATTACTGTTGCCGCTGGCTGTATTTAGTTCTCCACCATCACGGTTACCTGCTACCTGTCCAATTCTTCATTTTAGAATCCGTTCCTTGATCTTAATACACCAACTACTTTTAGCTTTACTAGCAACATGTCAAAGATTGTAATgaggactttttattgttttattatgtCATGGCTCTTGCTCATGAGTCGTAACATGTAATAACGACTTCGTCAACATGAATATGGAAATGAGAGCCTTGAGCAAAATGTCAGAGATTGCAGGAACGGATAAGACTTGCAAGAGTGAAGAATTTACACCTTGACTAGTGCTAGACTGCTAGCTAAGGTGAAAGAACCTTATTTTACGGTGGACACTTGAAGAGTTCTTATAGGAACTATATAGCTACAAAGTGGAGTCAAGTTTGGGTTCTGGTAGGAAATCCGCTAGTATCGGCCATAGATTTGGTATCTTCCACATCGAGCATACTAATTGAGGTGCACAAATTCTCAAGTGGAAACATAAAACGGTCTACTATAGATTTCTTATGAGATGGCTTCAGTTACGGTTcatttataaatatgagtcacataatGAGTAAATTGCCATGTCTCACGCTTTTAATATGTTAAGACAGTCTCGTAAGAGATTAATTGGAAGCATGAGTTGAAGCCAGACAAATGGAAATCACACAAAACAGAATTATGCTAAAGTGATTTATATCTGATAATCTGATATGCCATCACATAACACAACAATACACCATACAACGGCAGAAtcacctctctctctctcactctcTTTGCTTCAACAGAAATAATGCCTTCACCAAAATTGGATTGTAAAAGTTTCTCATCATATC
Protein-coding sequences here:
- the LOC141623294 gene encoding shikimate kinase, chloroplastic-like isoform X1, with amino-acid sequence MEAKLVQSIQPCSWMNSQKMITKPNGFIRVPHKSKEMEGFNLCFSLQTNKRTSPHHRQLAVKVSSLSKNSQGPVVESGGVPAALDESLVLKSLQIAPYLNGRCIYLVGMMGSGKTTIGKLLAEVLDYSFFDSDSLVETLEGMSVAEMFNQHGEGFFREKETKVLEEVSTKHHLVISTGGGAVIRPINWRHMQSGVSVWLDVPIDCLARRISAVGTGTRPLLHGEGGDAYTKAHTRLSELFEKRHKAYANANARVSLEHIAGKLGKVDVDNLSPSVITIEVLEQIERFLRENNPAI
- the LOC141623294 gene encoding shikimate kinase, chloroplastic-like isoform X2; the protein is MEAKLVQSIQPCSWMNSQKMITKPNGFIRVPHKSKEMEGFNLCFSLQTNKRTSPHHRQLAVKVSSLSKNSQGPVVESGGVPAALDESLVLKIAPYLNGRCIYLVGMMGSGKTTIGKLLAEVLDYSFFDSDSLVETLEGMSVAEMFNQHGEGFFREKETKVLEEVSTKHHLVISTGGGAVIRPINWRHMQSGVSVWLDVPIDCLARRISAVGTGTRPLLHGEGGDAYTKAHTRLSELFEKRHKAYANANARVSLEHIAGKLGKVDVDNLSPSVITIEVLEQIERFLRENNPAI
- the LOC141623294 gene encoding shikimate kinase 3, chloroplastic-like isoform X4, with product MKLLLVFHYQPLSLDHLSCFTYHFSGPVVESGGVPAALDESLVLKIAPYLNGRCIYLVGMMGSGKTTIGKLLAEVLDYSFFDSDSLVETLEGMSVAEMFNQHGEGFFREKETKVLEEVSTKHHLVISTGGGAVIRPINWRHMQSGVSVWLDVPIDCLARRISAVGTGTRPLLHGEGGDAYTKAHTRLSELFEKRHKAYANANARVSLEHIAGKLGKVDVDNLSPSVITIEVLEQIERFLRENNPAI
- the LOC141623294 gene encoding shikimate kinase 3, chloroplastic-like isoform X3, with the translated sequence MKLLLVFHYQPLSLDHLSCFTYHFSGPVVESGGVPAALDESLVLKSLQIAPYLNGRCIYLVGMMGSGKTTIGKLLAEVLDYSFFDSDSLVETLEGMSVAEMFNQHGEGFFREKETKVLEEVSTKHHLVISTGGGAVIRPINWRHMQSGVSVWLDVPIDCLARRISAVGTGTRPLLHGEGGDAYTKAHTRLSELFEKRHKAYANANARVSLEHIAGKLGKVDVDNLSPSVITIEVLEQIERFLRENNPAI
- the LOC141623295 gene encoding uncharacterized protein LOC141623295, which produces MSMAFAFHGTTLRRFDITINRFSITSSTCSTNPLSKRRLTFIRCSSAALPAVDFRPLQTALDKKDSDAVKEALDQLSEVGWAKRWSCQPYVSRRSTSLGELTTLGIKNAENLAIPSVRNDAAFLTTVVGVAGALAVLAGQLPGDWGFFVPYLIGSIPLLVLGIGSVSPGLLQAIIGRFSAVFPDYQERLARHEAAHFLVGYLLGLPILGYSLDIGKEHVNLVNDKLEKLIYSGKLDAKELDRLAVVTMAGLAAEGLTYEKVIGQSADLFTLQRFINRSNPQISKAQQQNLTRWAVLLAASLLKNNKGVHEALMDAMSKKASPLECIKAIEMAS
- the LOC141623296 gene encoding protein MIZU-KUSSEI 1-like, whose translation is MQLFQIFLKNCCIFATKNPFVSSSMGNNNKLDKLKINTSKKLTKSPSTSTSSPVASRINSSLVPPSPKKNKEPHKKPKAIRVLRSVIRSFPIITPKPCHFPGGLPTRSSSSGNRVTGTMFGYKKGKVNFSLQETTKSLPTLVLELPIQTNTLQKEMSLGMVRIALECEKRPEKDKSILLDEPLWTMFCNGKKFGYAVKREANEVDLNVMELLKVITMGIGVLPASEFSEGEDPEDELPYVRAHFEHVVGSRDSETLYMICPDGNNVPELSIFFVRI